A window from Limanda limanda chromosome 14, fLimLim1.1, whole genome shotgun sequence encodes these proteins:
- the LOC133019505 gene encoding large ribosomal subunit protein uL22m-like, with amino-acid sequence MATAMTGRGFCLVRSLSGMFHSSLQALGGSSPQQLSCLHTSAALESKHWEKRNLKLYAPQLPEEPRRPAEIHHSRRQIKYSKDKMWYLAKMIQGMSIDEAISQLEFNDKKGARIMKEILLEAQEMAVNHHNVEYRSNLYVAESFSSKGRYLKRIRYHGKGMFGIMDKVYCHYFVKLVEGSPPKTEEKTSFDQAKEYVQSLKNRTIIHSL; translated from the exons ATGGCGACTGCAATGACAGGACGTG GGTTCTGTTTGGTTCGGAGTTTATCCGGAATGTTCCACTCGAG CCTCCAGGCTCTGGGGGGCAGCAGTCCTCAGCAGCTCTCATGTCTCCACACCAGCGCTGCACTGGAATCCAAACACTGGGAGAAGAGGAACCTGAAGCTTTATGCACCTCAGCTGCCGGAGGAGCCTCGACGACCTGCA GAGATCCACCACAGTCGGAGGCAGATCAAGTACAGCAAAGACAAGATGTGGTACCTGGCCAAAATG ATTCAAGGCATGAGCATCGATGAGGCCATCTCCCAGCTGGAGTTCAACGACAAGAAAGGAGCGAGGATCATGAAAGAG ATCCTTCTGGAGGCGCAGGAGAtggctgtcaatcatcacaACGTAGAGTACAGATCCAACCTGTATGTAG ctgagtcCTTCTCCAGCAAAGGCAGGTACCTGAAGCGGATCCGGTACCACGGCAAAGGCATGTTCGGCATCATGGACAAAGTTTACTGCCACTACTTCGTCAAGCTGGTGGAGGGGTCGCCGCcaaagaccgaggagaagacGAGCTTTGACCAGGCTAAAGAGTACGTCCAGAGCCTGAAGAACAGAACCATCATCCACAGTCTGTAG
- the LOC133019745 gene encoding tripartite motif-containing protein 16-like — protein MAQQENQLNRERFSCPICLDLLKDPVTTGCGHSYCKSCINTHWDKEEERGSYSCPQCRQTFTPRPVLEKNTMLADSLEELKKTGLQAAPADHCYAGPGDVACDVCTGRKLKALKSCLNCLASYCEKHLQRHLQSAALKKHKLVEPSEKLQENICSRHDEVMKMFCRTDQQCICYLCSVEEHKDHDTVSAAAERTERQRELRPRRQTIQQRVQDKEKDVKLLQQEEKDINGSADKAVEDSEEIFTELIRLLEKRSSDVEQQIRSQQETEVSRVRELQERLEQEITELKRKDHELKQLSDTEDHNQFLHNYPSLSPLSESTHSSSIRIRPLRYFEDVTAAVSQVRGRLQDILSETETQILQIVSQVDVLLRQPEPETRADFLRYSQEITLDPNTANRRLLLSEGNRKVTGMSEEQSYSDHPDRFTGWCQVLSRESLTGRCYWEVEVGGWGGVDVAVTYKNIRRAGNSECSFGNNDKSWSLTCNGYTGYDFYYNSIKTPVSGPWSSRIGVYLDCSAGVLSFYSVSYTMTLLHRVQTTFTQPLYAGVWVNWNKSTAEFCKLKIKSSAYGPARLPRRPQQNAARSSSRSHVTEQPEPLISA, from the exons atggcgcagcaagaaaatcaactgaacagagaaagattctcctgtccgatctgtctggatctactgaaggatccggtgactactggctgtggacacagctactgtaagagctgtattaacacccactgggacaaagaggaggagagaggaagctacagctgtcctcagtgtagacagaccttcacaccgaggcctgtcctggagaaaaacaccatgttagctgattcactggaggagctgaagaagactggactccaagctgctcctgctgatcactgctatgctggacctggagatgtggcctgtgatgtctgcactgggagaaaactgaaagctctcaagtcctgtttgaattgtttggcctcttattgtgaaaaacacctccagcgtcatcttcagtcagctgcattgaagaagcacaagctggtggagccctcggagaagctccaggagaacatctgctctcgtcacgacgaggtgatgaagatgttctgccgcactgatcagcagtgtatctgttatctctgctctgtggaggaacataaagaccacgacacagtgtcagctgcagcagaaaggactgagaggcagagagagctcaggccgaggagacaaacaatccagcagagagtccaggacaaggagaaagacgtgaagctgctgcaacaggaggagaaggacatcaatggctctgctgataaagcagtggaggacagtgaggagatcttcactgagctgatccgtctgctggagaaaagaagctctgatgtggagcagcagatcagatcccagcaggaaactgaagtgagtcgagtcagagagcttcaggagagactggagcaggagatcactgagctgaagaggaaagaccatgaactgaagcagctctcagacacagaggatcacaaccagtttctacacaactacccctcactgtcaccactcagtgaatctacacactcatccagcatcaggatccgtcctctgaggtactttgaggacgtgacagcagctgtgtcacaggtcagaggtcgactacaggacattctgagtgagacagagacacagattttacagattgtgtctcaagtggatgttttactgcgacaaccagagccagagaccagagctgacttcttaagatattcacaggaaatcacactggatccaaacacagcaaacagacgtctgttattatctgagggaaacagaaaagtaacaggaATGAGTgaagaacagtcttattctgatcacccagacagattcactggttggtgtcaggtcctgagtagagagagtctgactggacgttgttactgggaggtggaggtggggggatGGGGAGGAGTtgatgtagcagtcacatacaagaatatcagaagagcagGAAACTCAGAATGTTCATTTGgaaacaatgataaatcttggtcattaacTTGTAATGGATACACTGGATatgacttttattacaacagcatcaagactccagtgtcaggtccttggtcctccagaataggagtgtacctggattgcagtgcaggtgttctatccttctacagcgtctcttacaccatgactctcctccacagagtccagaccacattcactcagccgctctatgctggagtttgggTTAATTGGAACaaatccacagctgagttctgtaaactcaaaatTAAAAGCAGT GCATATGGGCCGGCTCGCCTGCCGCGGCGCCCTCAGCAGAACGCCGCCCGCAGTTCATCAAGGTCCCACGTGACGGAACAGCCCGAGCCACTGATCTCCGCCTAA
- the LOC133019744 gene encoding E3 ubiquitin/ISG15 ligase TRIM25-like, with protein MSAAAAVTGSGGDWIVCISVSASGGRAMEALKLIRARHRMPPPKQLVTGRGPGSICLDPLKDPMTTGCGHSYCKSCINTHWDKEEERGSYSCPQCRQTFTPRPVLETNAMLADSLEELKKTGLQAAPADHCSAGPEDVASDVCTGRKRKSHLLPHLQSAAFKKHKLVKPLEKLQENICSRHDEVMKMFCRTDQQCICYLCSVDEHKDHDTVTAAAERTERQRELGLRRQTIQQRVQDTEKDMKLLQPEEEAVNGSADKAVEDSEEIFTELIRLLEKRSSDVEQQIRSQQETEVSRVRELQERLEQEITKLKRKDHELKELSDTEDHNQLLHNYPSLSPLSGSTHSSNISETRADFLRYSQEITLDPNTAHRQLLLSEGNRKVTGMSEDQSYSDHPDRFTVYCQVLSRESLTGRCYWEVEVGGRGGVGVAVTYKNISRAGGSDECLFGYNDKSCSLYCNGKIYDFYYNSIMTPVSGPVSSRVGVYLDHSAGVLSFYSVSDTMTLLHRVQTTFTQPLYAGVGVYWYGYTAEFCKLNSS; from the exons GCAGCATCTGTCTGGATCCACTGAAGGATCCAatgactactggctgtggacacagctactgtaagagctgtattaacacccactgggacaaagaggaggagagaggaagctacagctgtcctcagtgtagacagaccttcacaccgaggcctgtcctggagacaaacgccatgttagctgattcactggaggagctgaagaagactggactccaagcggctcctgctgatcactgctctgctggacctgaagatgtggcctctgatgtctgcactgggagaaaacggaaatctCACCTCctgcctcatcttcagtcagctgcatttaagaagcacaagctggtgaagCCCttggagaagctccaggagaacatctgctctcgtcacgacgaggtgatgaagatgttctgccgcactgatcagcagtgtatctgttatctctgctctgtggatgaacataaagaccacgacacagttacagctgcagcagaaaggactgagaggcagagagagctcgggctgaggagacaaacaatccagcagagagtccaggacacagagaaagacatgaagctgcttcaaccagaggaggaggccgtcaatgggtctgctgataaagcagtggaggacagtgaggagatcttcactgagctgatccgtctgctggagaaaagaagctctgatgtggagcagcagatcagatcccagcaggaaactgaagtgagtcgagtcagagagcttcaggagagactggagcaggagatcactaagctgaagaggaaagaccatgaactgaaggagctctcagacacagaggatcacaaccagcttctacacaactacccctcactgtcaccactcagtggatctacacactcatccaacATCAGt gagaccagagctgacttcttaagatattcacaggaaatcacactggatccaaacacagcacacagacagctgttattatctgagggaaacagaaaagtaacaggaatgagtgaagatcagtcttattctgatcacccagacagattcactgtttattgtcaggtcctgagtagagagagtctgactggacgttgttactgggaggtggaggtgggggggagaggaggagttggtgtagcagtcacatacaagaatatcagcagagcaggaggctcagatgaatgtttatttggatacaatgataaatcttgctCATTATATTGTAACGgaaagatttatgacttttattacaacagcatcatgactccagtgtcaggtcctgtgtcctccagagtaggagtgtacctggatcacagtgcaggtgttctgtccttctacagcgtctctgacaccatgactctcctccacagagtccagaccacattcactcagcctctctatgctggagttgggGTTTATTGGTATGGatacacagctgagttctgtaaactcaa ttcgtcgtga